A single genomic interval of Proteiniborus sp. DW1 harbors:
- a CDS encoding HutP family protein, with protein sequence MKNGSTDVAKAAVRLAISTRDEERAIVEELTKKNFKAAAVDIGGDLINSIPKIIERTLVASKKTGIIKDYHVHEGAVAGAIMEAITQVSPKATGFNFGGKIGIARYDEHVSVCLFISIGLLHLNDLAIGLGHRSIPNMN encoded by the coding sequence ATGAAAAATGGTAGTACTGATGTTGCTAAAGCTGCAGTAAGGCTTGCGATCTCTACTAGGGACGAAGAAAGAGCCATAGTTGAAGAGCTTACCAAAAAAAATTTTAAAGCTGCTGCTGTAGACATAGGTGGAGACTTAATCAATTCTATACCAAAAATCATTGAAAGAACCCTAGTGGCTTCTAAGAAAACTGGAATAATAAAAGATTATCATGTCCACGAAGGAGCTGTGGCTGGAGCTATAATGGAGGCCATAACCCAAGTAAGCCCAAAGGCAACTGGTTTTAATTTTGGAGGTAAAATAGGTATAGCTAGATATGATGAGCATGTTAGCGTCTGTCTATTCATAAGTATTGGACTACTTCATCTTAACGATCTAGCAATTGGACTAGGACATAGGTCAATACCAAATATGAATTAA
- a CDS encoding ABC transporter permease, which translates to MNDFILGIFLQGFIFSIMVMGVYITFRFLNFADMSVDGTFTLGASVSAILIIKGFNPFVALLFSVIAGALAGILTGILNLKLKIKDLLSGILVMLALYSINLRIMGKANLPMFNNETIFPKSSLASSLFIALILAVICATIFLIFFKTKLGYLLKATGSNEGMVISLGISTGSIKVLGLALSNGLVALSGSVFAQYQGYSDINMGTGTMVIGLASIIMAHSIFKNFRLIKPSFLCIIGAILYRASISLSLKVGFNPSDLKLVSCIIVILALYLGGKESSFKLSNFQLFKEKRQAGDLSARAN; encoded by the coding sequence ATGAATGATTTTATATTGGGCATTTTTCTCCAAGGTTTTATCTTTTCCATAATGGTAATGGGTGTATATATAACCTTTAGATTTCTTAATTTTGCCGATATGTCAGTTGATGGGACATTTACATTAGGAGCAAGTGTATCTGCGATTTTGATTATAAAAGGGTTTAACCCTTTTGTAGCCCTTTTATTCTCTGTTATAGCAGGAGCTTTAGCAGGAATTTTAACAGGAATATTAAACTTAAAGCTTAAAATAAAAGACTTGCTTTCAGGAATTTTAGTAATGCTAGCTTTATATTCCATTAACTTAAGAATAATGGGAAAGGCAAATCTGCCTATGTTTAATAATGAAACTATTTTCCCAAAAAGTAGCTTAGCTAGTAGTTTATTTATAGCTTTAATCCTAGCAGTTATTTGTGCTACTATTTTCTTAATATTCTTCAAGACTAAACTTGGTTATCTTTTAAAAGCAACAGGAAGCAATGAAGGTATGGTGATTTCTTTAGGAATAAGTACGGGAAGTATTAAGGTACTCGGGCTTGCATTATCAAATGGATTAGTTGCCCTATCTGGAAGTGTTTTCGCTCAATACCAAGGCTATAGTGATATAAATATGGGAACTGGTACTATGGTTATAGGCTTGGCATCTATTATAATGGCGCATTCTATATTCAAGAATTTCAGACTAATAAAACCAAGTTTTTTATGTATAATAGGTGCAATTTTATACAGAGCTAGTATTTCTTTAAGCTTAAAAGTAGGCTTTAACCCAAGTGATTTAAAGCTTGTTAGCTGTATAATTGTAATACTTGCACTATATTTAGGAGGAAAAGAATCCTCATTCAAACTTAGCAACTTTCAGTTGTTCAAAGAAAAAAGACAAGCAGGTGATTTAAGTGCTAGAGCTAACTAA
- a CDS encoding ABC transporter substrate-binding protein: MVGKKHPTSLSKSLGLISFLLIITLFLGACSPVNSSSDSQKVVSIGISQIVEHPALDNARAGFVDALKEKGYEEGKNLKLDTQFAQGDIALTTTIAQNFVSQKKDLILAISTPSAQSAHNSTKDIPVLFTAVTDPVHAGLVKKADAPEGNVTGTSDLSPIAKQLELGKTLIPSASKVGVLYSTSEVNSQLQVNMAKEAAKDLGMTVIEIPVINTTEFEPALNAKIKDIDFLFLPTDNLVASNIPIISKIATNNGVAIIGSEKGHVEGGALACEGVDYYKLGHQTGIMAAEILEGKSIKDIPVSMLKETELIINEKAVEQLGISIPEEILNRATLVKGAE, translated from the coding sequence ATGGTAGGAAAAAAACATCCCACTAGTCTAAGTAAAAGCTTAGGCTTAATTTCATTTCTTTTAATTATCACTTTATTTTTAGGTGCTTGTTCACCTGTCAATTCAAGTAGTGATTCTCAAAAAGTAGTATCTATAGGAATCAGTCAAATAGTAGAGCACCCTGCATTAGATAATGCTAGGGCTGGTTTTGTTGATGCCTTGAAAGAAAAAGGCTATGAAGAAGGTAAAAATCTAAAGCTAGACACTCAGTTTGCTCAAGGAGATATTGCTTTAACAACTACTATTGCTCAGAATTTTGTGTCTCAGAAAAAAGACTTAATTCTTGCTATTTCCACACCTTCAGCACAATCAGCACATAACTCTACTAAGGATATCCCTGTATTATTTACTGCTGTAACCGACCCTGTACATGCTGGACTAGTTAAAAAAGCCGATGCACCAGAGGGTAATGTAACAGGCACTAGCGATCTTAGTCCCATAGCTAAACAGCTAGAGCTTGGAAAAACATTAATCCCTAGTGCAAGTAAAGTAGGTGTACTATATAGCACTAGTGAAGTTAATTCTCAGCTTCAGGTTAATATGGCAAAGGAAGCAGCAAAAGATTTGGGTATGACAGTAATAGAGATTCCAGTTATAAATACAACAGAATTTGAACCAGCATTAAATGCTAAGATTAAGGATATAGATTTCTTATTCCTTCCAACTGATAATTTAGTAGCTTCAAATATACCAATAATCTCTAAAATAGCTACGAATAACGGTGTAGCCATAATAGGCTCGGAAAAAGGGCATGTTGAAGGCGGTGCCCTTGCATGTGAGGGAGTTGATTATTATAAATTAGGGCATCAAACAGGCATAATGGCTGCTGAAATACTTGAAGGTAAAAGTATAAAGGATATACCGGTTTCTATGCTAAAGGAGACAGAATTGATAATCAACGAAAAAGCTGTAGAACAGCTTGGTATTAGCATCCCCGAAGAAATATTGAATAGAGCAACATTAGTGAAGGGAGCTGAATAA
- a CDS encoding ATP-binding cassette domain-containing protein: MLELTNISKTFNIGDINEEKIFDRFSLNINRGDFICIIGSNGAGKSTLLNIISGKLGIDKGRIILGSSDITKESESLRCQKISRIFQDPALGTVPSMTVRENLSMALNKGKKFDFSFLVSKKNENFFKDSLRILDLGLEEKLDTIVSKLSGGQRQSLALIMSTLTNPNLLLLDEHTAALDPKTSEIVMEITDKIVKEKSLTALMVTHNIDHAIKYGNRLIMMHRGQIVTDISGKEKSSLTKEKLLSLFKDISDRSLFS, from the coding sequence GTGCTAGAGCTAACTAATATAAGTAAAACATTTAATATTGGCGATATCAACGAAGAAAAAATATTCGACAGATTTTCTTTAAATATAAATAGAGGCGATTTCATTTGTATAATAGGAAGTAATGGTGCAGGTAAATCTACTCTTCTTAACATAATATCAGGAAAGCTTGGAATAGATAAGGGAAGAATTATTCTAGGTAGTTCAGATATTACTAAAGAGTCAGAAAGTTTGAGATGTCAAAAAATATCTAGGATTTTTCAAGATCCAGCCCTAGGTACTGTGCCTTCTATGACAGTTAGAGAGAATCTCTCTATGGCTCTTAATAAAGGAAAAAAATTTGACTTTTCTTTCTTAGTTAGTAAAAAGAATGAAAATTTTTTCAAAGATTCATTAAGAATACTTGATTTAGGATTGGAGGAAAAGCTAGATACAATTGTATCTAAGTTGTCAGGTGGACAAAGACAGTCTTTAGCCTTAATAATGTCTACATTAACAAATCCTAATCTGCTACTTTTAGATGAACATACTGCTGCACTAGACCCTAAGACATCTGAAATAGTCATGGAAATTACAGATAAGATTGTTAAAGAAAAAAGCTTAACTGCCCTCATGGTTACTCATAATATTGACCATGCTATAAAGTACGGAAATAGACTTATTATGATGCATAGAGGTCAAATAGTAACAGATATATCAGGAAAAGAAAAATCTAGTCTTACAAAAGAAAAACTTCTATCGCTCTTCAAAGATATTAGTGATAGAAGCCTATTTAGCTAA